The proteins below are encoded in one region of uncultured Desulfovibrio sp.:
- a CDS encoding flavodoxin — MSRILIVYGSSTGNTEGIAQKLRDYLTAAGHEVDLRNAAEVSAPGLADGFDAVLLGCSAWGMEELELQDDFAPLFAEMDSMGLAGRKLAAFASGDSSYEHFCGAVDAIEARGRELGAIIMTEGLKVDGDVSSAPDDVKAFAEAVQQQL, encoded by the coding sequence ATGAGCAGGATTCTCATCGTCTACGGGTCAAGCACCGGCAATACGGAAGGCATCGCGCAGAAGCTGCGGGACTATCTGACGGCAGCCGGCCACGAGGTGGACCTGCGCAACGCGGCGGAGGTTTCCGCTCCCGGTCTGGCAGACGGCTTTGATGCCGTGCTGCTGGGTTGCTCCGCCTGGGGTATGGAAGAGCTGGAACTGCAGGACGATTTTGCGCCGCTCTTTGCCGAAATGGACAGCATGGGCCTGGCAGGGCGAAAGCTGGCGGCCTTTGCCTCCGGCGACAGCAGCTACGAGCACTTTTGCGGCGCCGTGGATGCCATCGAGGCCCGCGGGCGCGAGCTGGGCGCCATCATCATGACCGAAGGTCTCAAGGTGGATGGCGATGTTTCGTCAGCCCCGGATGATGTGAAGGCCTTTGCCGAGGCGGTGCAGCAGCAGCTCTAG
- a CDS encoding radical SAM protein — translation MAQHIQPHMVMADSQGNIYDDPDLLMVCRRGAQWGVPRPDELMPLPEESELFLLPGRQAVGLDPESGEIVTSPDVAVAAFAAPAHTLSAHPAYVSADDAPLLPLFAYGAVGFARGRFYICARRVDDDQRQQFRKVPRARIEKNVRELLRRFPKNRLVRHILQNCVMRYDCPAARNFALGRFEAPLPSSRSCNARCVGCISEQDKDSPVAVTPQCRLAFVPTPDELVEVMRFHQSRETVCPVYSFGQGCEGDPLMNPDLLVESVRRFRAEGGHGTVNCNTNASRPEAVARLAEAGFSSIRVSLNSSRPDLYQRYYRPHGYDFADVRRSMEIARRDGLWVSLNLLFFPGITDSEAELASLVELVTHCGVSMIQWRNLNIDPEWYLRLMAGLDDSPSMGLGAFMKRLHRACPWLRFGYFNPYVGDRAQLTAPLPGEAQVPQVHCQDLPDPAGDGTDA, via the coding sequence ATGGCACAGCATATCCAGCCGCATATGGTCATGGCCGACAGTCAGGGCAATATTTATGATGATCCCGATCTGCTCATGGTTTGCCGGCGTGGGGCGCAGTGGGGCGTGCCCAGACCCGACGAACTCATGCCCCTGCCCGAGGAAAGCGAGCTTTTTCTGCTGCCGGGACGTCAGGCCGTGGGGCTGGACCCGGAATCCGGCGAGATTGTGACCAGCCCGGATGTGGCGGTGGCGGCTTTTGCCGCGCCTGCGCATACCCTGTCGGCACATCCGGCTTATGTTTCCGCCGACGATGCACCTCTGCTGCCCCTGTTTGCCTACGGTGCCGTGGGTTTTGCCCGCGGGCGCTTCTATATCTGTGCCCGCCGGGTGGATGATGACCAGCGGCAGCAGTTCCGCAAGGTGCCGCGTGCCCGCATCGAAAAGAATGTGCGCGAGCTGCTGCGGCGCTTTCCCAAGAACCGCCTGGTGCGGCATATCCTGCAAAACTGCGTCATGCGCTATGACTGCCCGGCGGCGCGCAATTTTGCCCTGGGGCGCTTCGAGGCCCCGCTGCCGTCCTCCCGTTCCTGCAATGCCCGCTGCGTGGGCTGCATTTCCGAGCAGGACAAGGACTCTCCCGTGGCAGTGACCCCGCAGTGCCGGCTGGCCTTTGTGCCCACACCGGACGAACTGGTGGAGGTCATGCGCTTTCACCAGAGCCGCGAGACCGTCTGCCCGGTCTATTCCTTCGGCCAGGGCTGCGAGGGCGACCCCCTCATGAATCCCGACCTGCTGGTGGAAAGCGTCAGGCGCTTTCGCGCCGAGGGCGGACACGGCACGGTGAACTGCAATACCAATGCCTCGCGCCCGGAGGCCGTGGCGCGTCTGGCCGAGGCCGGCTTCAGCAGCATCCGCGTGAGTCTCAACAGCAGCCGGCCGGACCTCTACCAGCGCTATTACCGCCCCCACGGCTATGACTTTGCGGACGTGCGCCGCTCCATGGAAATTGCCCGGCGCGACGGTCTGTGGGTTTCCCTCAATCTGCTGTTCTTCCCCGGCATCACGGACAGCGAGGCGGAGCTGGCCTCCCTGGTGGAGCTGGTGACGCACTGCGGGGTGAGCATGATCCAGTGGCGCAATCTGAACATTGACCCCGAATGGTACCTGCGGCTCATGGCAGGGCTGGACGACTCGCCCAGCATGGGGCTGGGCGCCTTCATGAAGCGCCTGCACCGGGCCTGTCCGTGGCTGCGCTTCGGCTATTTCAATCCCTACGTGGGTGACAGGGCGCAGCTCACCGCCCCGTTGCCCGGCGAGGCCCAGGTGCCGCAGGTTCACTGCCAGGACCTGCCGGACCCGGCCGGGGACGGAACAGACGCCTGA
- a CDS encoding AsmA-like C-terminal region-containing protein: MQQDRATLASDACQRQASPRRTRLLSGLRMAARLCILGLLLAAVLLVALFLLLQRHQQDFTDKVLASIASATGMQVAASSVDVILLPVPSATVSHLRLSGRTGSVQVAYATLRPDFSALLTGDLAPGHVELLRPQVEGSLPLESLLALPPAPAAAASPLPALPWSCTLDIRQGHADLRAGDGSRLVLDNLDCSLRLHRDGSLKGQLSWGNLTLHDREGLPQLAARAVRMHGQGNLQAPLQQPADISLLGSLSCGHWLRQLNSELRWQQHDGQRSLHARLHGSLIQNGQAIPLSLAGRMLRPPAKDAPLTLHDLQLALDQDSGVFNGTLHLQTENGPRLDGTLRMQHLSLTRWLGFARDLAPGLQWALDDLTGVSVRFQLDAQGLRAPHVAATAAGSAFSGTGGVASWKQPVVALDLHAPQVSLGRAIPESVGQLPDAPRYAYAPLTSFDPRPEAWDPARQHSLPPSPPPDAAATTAGGTDNLGYDIRLGADAVQYGPLDLHQAQVVITPGKPASTGRGRANIDVQTTTCAGSIRGQAVIGGGPDKTEFDIALQARDIQAAALGKRLPLLPLRDGRLAATVDVHSRGSSIPAFMTNLSGKAGLRATGGSLRAAPSALQRFSSLTLDLDLHNGRWKQGRAGLDGAWTLAQTGQGYAGSARLDGILWLGGRPLLALDDARTRLRLTADAGLFSLPHGLELTADGQLSAQASPPGLRLEQARLRALDAAYAGSLRLTADKALSLQGTGSLRCPDLARTMELVTGKRPPLPAALKSVELAADMDISPQTLQLRNVSTRLLDTALSGQCRVAWRNPPHLQLQLHTPRLDLDRVRRLLDPQGAAAAERAEAAQREAIRRGGTIPPAAPTPQGPPWDLRFMQTFSAEGSLTVAQLASWRVRLDDITLPFRLAGGRLDYGPVTARFYGAPLHSTGHVQFDRGLRFENSLSVDNFNLGAASAARGGKTALFGLATVRATLSAALTASSQMPRQLNGHWQFTVRDGAYQNRREDGSPKGSPTRFSLVSGSGTLQHGVARSSNLTLRSQEMDVTGGGWIDLNSEMLDCTLHVNTPRLSDIPVRVHGSLHQPQTSIGAGTVLLYALSGITQGLIDIIGGLLEGTWRILR, from the coding sequence ATGCAGCAAGATCGCGCCACCCTAGCGTCTGACGCCTGCCAGCGTCAAGCAAGCCCCCGCCGCACCCGCCTGCTGTCAGGCCTGCGCATGGCGGCACGACTCTGCATTCTCGGCCTTCTGCTGGCAGCCGTCCTGCTGGTGGCGCTCTTTCTGCTGCTGCAACGCCACCAGCAGGACTTCACCGACAAGGTCCTGGCGAGCATTGCCAGCGCCACGGGCATGCAGGTTGCCGCCTCCTCCGTGGACGTGATCCTGCTGCCCGTTCCCTCGGCAACAGTGAGCCATCTGCGCCTTAGCGGCAGGACCGGTTCCGTCCAGGTGGCCTATGCCACCCTGCGCCCGGACTTTTCCGCCCTGCTTACGGGCGATCTGGCCCCCGGCCATGTGGAGCTGCTGCGGCCCCAGGTAGAGGGCAGCCTGCCCCTGGAAAGTCTGCTTGCGCTGCCGCCGGCCCCGGCAGCCGCCGCCTCCCCGCTGCCTGCCCTGCCCTGGTCCTGTACCCTGGACATCCGGCAGGGCCATGCCGATCTCCGGGCCGGGGACGGCAGCCGCCTGGTGCTGGACAACCTGGACTGCTCCCTGCGCCTGCACAGGGACGGCAGCCTGAAGGGGCAGCTGTCCTGGGGCAATCTGACCCTGCACGACCGGGAAGGCCTTCCCCAGCTTGCGGCGCGCGCCGTGCGCATGCACGGCCAGGGCAACCTCCAGGCCCCCCTGCAACAGCCTGCGGACATCTCGCTGCTGGGCAGCCTGTCCTGCGGCCACTGGCTGCGCCAGCTGAACAGCGAACTGCGCTGGCAGCAGCATGACGGGCAGCGCAGCCTGCACGCCCGCCTCCACGGCAGCCTTATACAAAACGGGCAGGCCATCCCCCTGTCCCTGGCAGGGCGCATGCTTCGGCCTCCGGCCAAGGATGCCCCCCTCACGCTGCACGATCTCCAGCTGGCCCTGGACCAGGACAGCGGCGTCTTCAACGGCACGCTGCATCTCCAGACGGAAAACGGTCCCCGCCTGGACGGTACCCTGCGCATGCAGCACCTGAGCCTGACCCGCTGGCTGGGCTTTGCGCGAGACCTGGCGCCGGGCCTGCAATGGGCACTGGATGATCTCACCGGAGTCAGCGTGCGTTTTCAGCTGGACGCTCAAGGCCTGCGGGCGCCCCATGTGGCGGCCACGGCGGCGGGCAGCGCCTTTTCCGGCACCGGCGGCGTGGCCAGCTGGAAACAGCCGGTGGTGGCCCTGGACCTGCATGCCCCGCAGGTGTCGCTGGGCCGGGCCATCCCGGAATCCGTGGGCCAGCTGCCGGACGCCCCCCGCTATGCTTATGCCCCGCTGACCTCCTTTGATCCCCGCCCCGAGGCCTGGGACCCTGCCCGGCAGCACAGTCTGCCGCCGTCTCCGCCGCCGGATGCCGCGGCCACAACGGCAGGAGGCACGGACAATCTGGGCTACGACATCCGCCTGGGCGCCGATGCCGTGCAGTACGGCCCGCTGGACCTGCACCAGGCACAGGTGGTCATCACACCGGGCAAACCGGCCTCCACAGGACGCGGAAGGGCCAATATCGACGTGCAGACCACCACTTGCGCCGGCAGCATCCGCGGCCAGGCAGTCATCGGCGGCGGCCCCGACAAGACCGAATTCGACATTGCTCTGCAAGCCAGGGACATACAGGCGGCAGCGCTGGGCAAGCGTCTTCCTCTGCTGCCCCTGCGCGACGGCCGCCTTGCCGCCACGGTGGATGTGCACAGCCGCGGCAGCAGCATTCCCGCCTTCATGACCAACCTGTCGGGGAAGGCGGGCCTGCGCGCCACCGGCGGCAGCCTGCGTGCCGCCCCCTCTGCCCTGCAACGCTTCAGCAGCCTGACCCTGGACCTGGACCTGCACAACGGACGCTGGAAACAGGGCCGGGCAGGACTTGACGGTGCCTGGACCCTTGCCCAGACCGGACAGGGCTATGCGGGCAGCGCGCGCCTTGACGGCATACTCTGGCTGGGGGGGCGCCCCCTCCTGGCGCTGGACGATGCCCGGACCCGGCTGCGTCTGACGGCGGACGCAGGGCTGTTTTCGCTGCCGCATGGTCTGGAACTGACGGCGGACGGCCAGCTGAGCGCCCAGGCCAGCCCCCCCGGCCTGCGCCTGGAACAGGCCCGGCTGCGGGCGCTGGATGCCGCCTATGCCGGCTCCCTGCGGCTGACCGCGGACAAGGCCCTCAGCCTGCAAGGCACGGGCAGCCTGCGCTGCCCTGACCTGGCCCGCACGATGGAGCTGGTCACGGGCAAACGTCCGCCGCTGCCCGCGGCCCTGAAATCCGTGGAGCTTGCTGCCGATATGGACATCAGCCCGCAGACCCTGCAACTGCGCAATGTGTCCACCCGGCTGCTGGATACGGCCCTCAGCGGACAGTGCCGTGTGGCATGGCGCAATCCGCCGCATCTGCAACTCCAGCTGCACACCCCCCGCCTTGATCTGGACCGTGTGCGCCGCCTGCTGGACCCGCAGGGCGCCGCCGCTGCGGAACGGGCCGAGGCAGCACAACGCGAGGCCATCCGGCGGGGCGGCACGATTCCCCCTGCCGCGCCCACGCCCCAGGGACCGCCGTGGGACCTGCGCTTCATGCAGACCTTCTCGGCCGAAGGCTCCCTGACGGTAGCGCAGCTCGCCTCGTGGCGCGTGCGTCTGGATGACATAACCCTGCCCTTCCGTCTGGCCGGGGGCCGGCTGGATTACGGCCCTGTGACGGCCCGCTTCTACGGTGCGCCCCTGCACAGCACAGGTCATGTGCAGTTTGACCGGGGCCTGCGCTTTGAAAACAGCCTTTCGGTGGACAATTTCAATCTGGGGGCGGCCAGCGCCGCCCGCGGAGGCAAGACCGCCCTGTTCGGCCTGGCCACGGTTCGGGCCACCCTCAGTGCGGCGCTGACGGCCTCGAGCCAGATGCCGCGGCAGCTCAACGGGCACTGGCAGTTTACCGTGCGGGACGGCGCCTACCAGAATCGCCGGGAGGATGGCAGCCCCAAGGGCAGCCCCACCCGCTTTTCCCTGGTGAGCGGATCGGGCACCCTGCAACACGGCGTGGCCCGCAGCAGCAATCTGACCCTGCGCAGCCAGGAAATGGATGTGACAGGCGGCGGCTGGATAGACCTGAACAGCGAAATGCTGGACTGCACGCTGCACGTGAACACCCCCAGACTGAGCGACATTCCCGTGCGCGTGCATGGCAGTCTGCATCAGCCCCAGACCAGCATCGGCGCCGGCACGGTTCTGCTCTATGCCCTTTCCGGCATTACACAGGGACTCATCGACATCATCGGCGGCCTGCTGGAAGGCACCTGGCGCATCCTGCGCTGA
- a CDS encoding adenylate kinase, translating to MNILIFGPNGSGKGTQGDLVKQKYHLAHIESGAIFREHIGGGTELGKKAKAYIDRGDLVPDDITIPMVLETLKTRGKDGWLLDGFPRNMVQAEKLWEALQQEGLKLDYVIEIQLARETAKNRIMGRRLCKNNNNHPNNIYIDAIKPAGNVCRVCGGELTVRSDDQDEAAINKRHDIYYNDVDGTLAAAHFFKKLADEGKTTYIELDGSGSIDAIKETLLSRLH from the coding sequence ATGAACATTCTTATTTTCGGCCCCAACGGCAGCGGCAAGGGCACGCAGGGCGATCTGGTCAAGCAGAAGTACCATCTGGCCCACATTGAATCCGGCGCCATCTTCCGCGAACACATCGGCGGAGGAACGGAACTGGGCAAGAAGGCCAAGGCCTACATTGACCGCGGCGACCTTGTGCCTGACGACATCACCATCCCCATGGTGCTGGAAACCCTCAAGACCCGGGGCAAGGACGGCTGGCTGCTGGACGGTTTTCCCCGCAATATGGTGCAGGCCGAAAAGCTGTGGGAAGCCCTGCAGCAGGAAGGTCTGAAGCTGGACTACGTCATTGAAATCCAGCTTGCCCGCGAAACGGCCAAAAACCGCATCATGGGCCGCCGCCTCTGCAAGAACAACAACAACCATCCCAACAATATCTATATCGATGCCATCAAGCCCGCTGGCAATGTCTGCCGCGTCTGTGGCGGGGAACTCACGGTGCGCAGCGACGACCAGGACGAGGCCGCCATCAACAAGCGCCATGACATTTACTACAATGACGTGGACGGCACCCTGGCCGCGGCCCACTTCTTCAAGAAACTGGCCGACGAGGGCAAGACCACCTATATCGAGCTGGACGGTTCGGGCAGCATCGACGCCATCAAGGAAACGCTGCTTTCCCGCCTGCACTAG
- the rbr gene encoding rubrerythrin, which produces MKSLKGTQTEKNILTAFAGESQARNRYDFFAGAAKKDGFALVSDIFTETALQEKEHAKRLFKFLEGGEVEIAAAFPAGIIGDSHANLLASAAGENHEHTEMYPSFAATAEKEGFSEVAAVMRNIAVAEAYHERRFLALARDIKEGRMFLREKPVIWRCRNCGCLVEGTSAPDVCPACAHPKAYFEELHYSF; this is translated from the coding sequence ATGAAGTCTCTTAAGGGAACTCAGACCGAAAAGAATATCCTCACCGCTTTTGCCGGGGAATCACAGGCCCGTAACCGTTATGACTTCTTTGCCGGCGCGGCCAAGAAGGACGGCTTTGCCCTGGTGAGCGACATTTTCACGGAAACGGCCCTGCAGGAAAAGGAGCATGCCAAGCGCCTGTTCAAATTCCTGGAAGGGGGCGAAGTGGAAATCGCGGCCGCTTTCCCGGCCGGCATCATTGGCGACAGCCATGCCAATCTGCTGGCCTCTGCGGCAGGTGAAAATCATGAACACACGGAAATGTATCCTTCCTTTGCCGCCACGGCCGAAAAGGAAGGCTTCAGCGAGGTGGCTGCCGTCATGCGCAATATTGCCGTGGCCGAAGCCTACCACGAGCGCCGCTTCCTGGCCCTGGCCCGCGACATCAAGGAAGGTCGCATGTTCCTGCGCGAAAAGCCGGTGATCTGGCGCTGCCGCAACTGCGGCTGCCTGGTGGAAGGCACCTCCGCGCCGGATGTGTGCCCGGCCTGTGCCCATCCCAAGGCCTACTTTGAAGAGCTGCATTACAGCTTCTAA
- a CDS encoding bifunctional methionine sulfoxide reductase B/A protein gives MKLTSSPRMWQKGLLSLALLAGILCSAFSVEARMTEPSPMPPLSSQEADVLLRKATEAPFSGKYYHHDKPGTYLCRQCGMPLYSSRDKFASGCGWPSFDAELPGAVRRLPDADGQRTEIVCAHCGGHLGHVFEGEGFTEKNTRHCVNSLSMAFVDAGSPEEKAAFARREAAACTATAIVAGGCFWGVEDAFEHLPGVCSAVSGYTGGTVPSPTYEDVCTGRTGHAEAVLIRYDPSKISYAQILRRFFEIHDPTQLNRQGPDVGTQYRSAIFYANAQEKAVAEGLIARLKELGYAVQTRLEKAAPFYEAEDWHQNFTARTGRGGCHVPVPRFAQRADGSPVNE, from the coding sequence ATGAAATTGACCAGTTCTCCCCGTATGTGGCAGAAAGGACTTCTGTCGCTGGCTCTGCTGGCCGGAATCCTGTGCAGTGCTTTTTCCGTGGAGGCCCGCATGACCGAACCCTCTCCCATGCCGCCCCTGTCGTCCCAGGAAGCGGACGTTCTGTTGCGCAAGGCAACGGAAGCGCCCTTCAGCGGCAAATACTATCATCATGACAAACCGGGCACCTATCTTTGCCGTCAGTGCGGCATGCCCCTCTACAGCAGCCGGGACAAGTTTGCCTCCGGCTGCGGCTGGCCCAGTTTTGATGCAGAGCTGCCTGGCGCCGTGCGCCGTCTGCCTGATGCCGACGGGCAGCGGACGGAAATTGTCTGCGCCCACTGCGGCGGTCACCTGGGGCACGTGTTCGAGGGAGAAGGATTTACGGAAAAGAATACGCGCCACTGCGTCAATTCGCTGTCCATGGCCTTTGTGGATGCCGGCAGCCCGGAGGAAAAGGCGGCCTTTGCCCGGCGGGAAGCAGCGGCCTGCACGGCCACGGCCATTGTGGCCGGGGGCTGCTTCTGGGGCGTCGAGGATGCCTTTGAACACCTGCCCGGCGTCTGCTCGGCGGTTTCCGGCTATACCGGCGGCACGGTGCCTTCCCCCACATATGAGGATGTCTGCACCGGCCGGACCGGCCATGCCGAGGCGGTGCTCATCCGGTACGATCCGTCAAAGATCAGCTATGCGCAGATATTGCGGCGTTTTTTTGAAATCCATGATCCCACGCAGCTGAATCGCCAGGGACCCGACGTGGGCACCCAGTACCGTTCGGCCATTTTCTATGCCAATGCCCAGGAGAAGGCCGTGGCCGAAGGGCTGATAGCGCGACTGAAGGAGCTGGGCTATGCGGTGCAGACCCGTCTGGAAAAGGCGGCTCCCTTCTACGAGGCCGAGGACTGGCACCAGAACTTCACGGCCCGTACCGGTCGCGGTGGCTGCCATGTGCCAGTACCGCGCTTTGCGCAGCGGGCAGACGGCAGTCCGGTAAACGAGTAA
- the galE gene encoding UDP-glucose 4-epimerase GalE — MRILVCGGAGYIGSHAVRALLARGDQPVVLDNLRTGHRESLPPAVPFVQGDMRDAALMDRVMQEHAVQAVLHFAALSLVGESMQQPLPYFSNNVQGMQVLLEAMLRNGVRHIVFSSSAAVYGEPDALPIPEDAPLRPGNPYGESKRMMEAMMRWAAAAHDLRYVSLRYFNVAGAHADGSIGEDHAPETHLIPLVLQVALGRRPQITVFGQDYDTPDGTCIRDYIGVDDLADAHLRALDHLLSGGESSVFNLGNGQGFSVRQIIDTARRVTGRDIPEVTGPRRPGDPARLVASAGRAREVLGWQPRQDVEAIIASAWRWHSGHPQGFSGPRRG; from the coding sequence ATGCGCATTCTGGTATGTGGCGGTGCGGGCTATATCGGCTCGCACGCGGTGCGGGCGCTGCTGGCCCGCGGGGACCAGCCCGTGGTACTGGACAATCTGCGTACCGGGCACAGGGAATCCCTGCCCCCGGCGGTGCCCTTTGTGCAGGGCGACATGCGCGATGCCGCCCTCATGGACCGGGTCATGCAGGAACATGCCGTGCAGGCCGTGCTGCATTTTGCGGCCCTTTCCCTGGTGGGAGAAAGCATGCAGCAGCCGCTGCCGTACTTCAGCAACAATGTGCAGGGCATGCAGGTGCTGCTGGAGGCCATGCTGCGCAACGGGGTGCGCCACATTGTCTTTTCCTCGTCTGCGGCTGTCTATGGTGAACCGGATGCGCTGCCCATTCCCGAGGATGCCCCCCTGCGTCCCGGCAATCCCTACGGCGAAAGCAAGCGCATGATGGAAGCCATGATGCGCTGGGCGGCCGCGGCGCATGACCTGCGCTATGTTTCCCTGCGCTATTTCAATGTGGCCGGCGCCCATGCCGATGGCAGCATCGGCGAGGACCATGCGCCGGAAACCCATCTCATTCCCCTGGTGCTTCAGGTGGCGCTGGGCCGCCGGCCGCAGATTACGGTGTTCGGACAGGATTACGATACCCCGGACGGCACCTGCATCCGGGATTATATCGGGGTGGACGATCTGGCCGATGCCCATCTGCGTGCCCTGGATCATCTGCTGTCCGGCGGGGAGAGCAGCGTCTTCAATCTGGGCAACGGGCAGGGCTTTTCGGTGCGGCAGATTATCGACACGGCCCGGCGCGTCACCGGACGAGACATTCCCGAGGTGACCGGTCCCCGGCGTCCCGGCGATCCGGCCCGGCTGGTGGCCTCTGCCGGCAGGGCGCGCGAGGTGCTGGGCTGGCAGCCGCGGCAGGATGTGGAAGCCATCATTGCTTCGGCCTGGCGCTGGCACAGCGGGCACCCGCAGGGCTTTTCCGGCCCGCGCAGGGGGTAG
- a CDS encoding MltA domain-containing protein, with amino-acid sequence MARWLCAGLILVLCLCAACARQAPRSEAARQRPQGPPVVLQESQEEFVRWLHPRNQDLESWSDMAPTVRKSLRYVKGKPQKALAVSRPGLRLTWGDMRRTLERLEALLPRLDAEPELFLANFTWVPVDDGIKYSGYYEPQVRASRQRKPGYTQAIYSLPPDMAVVKRRNRGRYYDRRTIEEKQVLAGRNLELAWAADPVDVFFLEIQGSGRLIFDDGTQAFINYAGQNGHKYKSSGRIMREKGLLSEGHIFEQRQWFKDHPDRVREILNENPSYVFFRFGNRGPTGAMGYVVDDWMSLATDRAFLPLGSIVAYGVNAPDPDFGVIPLRGIGLAQDVGGAIKRNRIDIFCGGGYRGNYVASHLDASGPAWVLVAR; translated from the coding sequence ATGGCCCGGTGGCTGTGCGCCGGTCTGATTCTTGTGCTGTGCCTGTGTGCCGCCTGCGCCAGGCAGGCGCCCCGGTCCGAGGCCGCGCGGCAGCGCCCCCAGGGGCCGCCCGTGGTCCTGCAGGAGTCGCAGGAAGAGTTTGTCCGCTGGCTGCATCCCCGCAATCAGGACCTGGAGTCCTGGTCGGACATGGCTCCTACGGTGCGGAAGTCCCTGCGCTATGTCAAGGGCAAGCCCCAGAAGGCACTGGCCGTGAGCCGGCCCGGCCTGCGGCTTACCTGGGGGGACATGCGCCGGACTCTGGAACGTCTGGAAGCGCTGCTGCCTCGTCTGGATGCCGAGCCGGAACTGTTTCTGGCCAACTTCACCTGGGTGCCCGTGGACGACGGCATCAAGTATTCCGGCTATTACGAGCCGCAGGTCCGGGCCAGCCGCCAGCGCAAGCCCGGCTATACGCAGGCCATCTACAGCCTGCCGCCGGATATGGCCGTCGTCAAGCGCCGCAACCGCGGCCGCTACTATGACCGCCGCACCATCGAGGAAAAGCAGGTGCTGGCCGGGCGCAATCTGGAACTGGCCTGGGCGGCGGACCCGGTGGACGTGTTCTTTCTGGAAATTCAGGGGTCGGGGCGCCTTATCTTTGACGACGGCACGCAGGCCTTCATCAACTATGCCGGCCAGAACGGGCACAAGTACAAGAGTTCCGGCCGCATCATGCGGGAAAAGGGCCTGCTCAGCGAGGGGCATATCTTTGAGCAGCGCCAGTGGTTCAAGGACCACCCCGACCGGGTGCGCGAGATCCTCAACGAAAATCCCAGCTATGTCTTTTTCCGCTTCGGCAACCGGGGGCCTACGGGCGCCATGGGCTATGTGGTGGATGACTGGATGTCCCTGGCCACGGACCGTGCCTTTCTGCCGCTGGGGTCCATCGTGGCCTACGGCGTCAACGCGCCTGACCCGGATTTCGGCGTCATTCCCCTGCGCGGCATAGGGCTGGCGCAGGATGTGGGCGGCGCCATCAAGCGCAATCGCATCGATATTTTCTGCGGTGGCGGCTATCGGGGCAATTACGTGGCCAGCCACCTGGACGCTAGCGGGCCGGCCTGGGTGCTGGTGGCCAGATAG
- a CDS encoding thioesterase family protein, whose protein sequence is MVHTNFPTSDVWLAHRVSYGETDTMGVLYYAEYLHVFERARSEYIRCRGMSYRDVEERGILLPVREAQCRYRAPARYDDLVQVHAGISEMGRASLRFVYELWNEDKSHLLATGSTQHALVNREGRPVAMPDWFRALFSVLPS, encoded by the coding sequence ATGGTGCATACGAATTTTCCCACTTCCGACGTCTGGCTTGCCCACAGGGTCTCGTACGGCGAAACCGATACCATGGGGGTGCTCTACTACGCGGAATATCTGCATGTGTTTGAACGCGCCCGCAGTGAGTACATCCGCTGTCGCGGCATGAGCTACCGGGATGTGGAAGAGCGCGGCATCCTGCTGCCCGTGCGCGAGGCGCAGTGCCGCTACCGCGCTCCCGCCCGCTATGACGACCTGGTGCAGGTGCACGCAGGCATCAGCGAGATGGGAAGAGCGTCACTCCGCTTTGTATATGAGTTGTGGAATGAGGACAAGTCGCACCTGCTGGCCACCGGCAGTACGCAGCACGCGCTGGTCAACCGCGAGGGCCGCCCCGTGGCCATGCCCGACTGGTTCCGCGCCCTCTTCAGCGTGCTGCCGTCCTGA